The Coccinella septempunctata chromosome X, icCocSept1.1, whole genome shotgun sequence nucleotide sequence TATGTTTTGATGTCATCACGATCGCGATTATCCATTTCTGATTCGATCCATCCTCCATCGTGTTGATTTATTACAATAAATCaacatcttgaaaaaaaaatacagacaTAACGCGTAGTGGACACCAATCCAAAGGTCGCCTTCCTATTCAGGTCAGACGTTAAGTCTTTTCATATACGCCATGAGAGAATTTCGTGATTAGATTACTGGATAATATTTTTCTGTTCTGACAGGTGTACCTTGCATGACTTCTGCCCGATATTGgtactgaattattgattgtcAGATAAATAATTCCATTTTTTATGGTGCAGTTATGTTAATTTTACGAGTTAGCTCACTTGATAACCAATTTAATGGCCAGAATTTCCGCGTAGAATTCATATTTGATTAGGACCAGAAGATTTGTAGAACGAGTCTGGTGCATTTAATATTTCTGAGCTTTTTCGCGAATAATACTTTGTTATTGtggaggaattcgaatatgattatGAGATTGATTAACTTCATCTTGTAATGCTGAATAAAATGCAAATTATACACGTGAAAAGTCCGGTATAAATGCTGATCAAGTCACCCCTTacatatttctttcaaatatagaaaaaattaagCGGAAAGCACTAAATTGAGCATCTCCCTCAAGATCTTCagatatcaaagattatagagatagCTAACTCTATATCTGTCGAACCTAGAGGTGACCTTACGTAGAGAAATATCGAATAAATTCTGTTTTATTATTGTCAGAGCACTCCTGGAATTCATAAaagtttttttcagttttaatttgaaaataaacatttggaatatttcgAAGAATTCGGAAATAATTAAGCTTTGTGCATATAATCAAAACACCTGATGAGCAGAAGTGTTTTCACTACATCGACACTTGAAAATCACCATATCATAGCATAAAATCGGAATAAAAAACATTAATTAATTGCACTCACATGAAGTGCAACACCAATTAATTGCCGATTCCAGATATTCTAAATAGAGTGCCTACTTTGTTGACAGCACAAATTAATACATCGTTTAAAAAAGTACATACATGGAATGTCCTAGGATGTCTACGCAATTGGTTATTTATCCTACGGTTTAATGTTCTCCAAAGTGAATTTTATGTTCACGAAGTAAATAAAGTCCATTGACGCGTTTACACGAAAATAATTGGGAGTAactagaaacaattttttttcgcgAGTACTACCCGAACGAGTAAGCTTCTGTTGAATAAGCATATTGAGAATGAAGGCCTTAATGACCTGAAGAAATCTGGATGGAAAACTTGGGGATGTAACCCAAAAATACTGCTATGGATATACGTCATGATTGTGAGACCTATGATCCCCCATATGGGGTAATAGTTTGGCATGCCAGAAGTCTTATGATGATGATAGATGATATCCCTTGAAGCTATCCTAAGAATAACCAGAGAAGGTACGGGTGATAAGAGAAGAGGAATCAATGAATTTGGCAAGAATAACAAGATCTGTTTCCTGGGTTCTTGGTCACTGAGGCAGTCCATCGATCTGACAACAAAGGGGTGATTGGTTTTTAGTTGACAAGTTCGAATCTCAGGTCTCGGGTGAAAATTGATGACCCTTCGCAGCTTTTTCTCGCCTCATAttcatttttatgatttttttgataTCAATGAATATAAAAAGTTATAAGCCACAAATCAGTGACTTCTCAAAGCAGTCTCGATCTGAGGTGCAGTGATAGAGATTCTATTCTCTAAAACGAGCTCATTAATGGACCCAAATAATTGAACGACTGCTCTCGATCAATTGTTCTCACAATTATTTATGGTGACAAGCTGCTGTACATAGATGATAGTTTCTTAACGCTGTTCAAAAGTTTCACGGTCAAGAATGAGAGGTAAAAGCGAATTGTTCAGGTGTAGCACCTGTGATGAGAAAGGGGAATAATAGCTTTCATCATTTAATCCGTCTGCAGTGTTCGGGTTCAAAGTCCATCACCAGCCCGTGATCAAGATATCGAGGCAATCCTCAAAATCGCAGTTATCAACGTTCGCTGATGGTGGAGCAAAGTCCAAAAAGTCGGGGACGACCTGAGGCAGGTTTTGGATTCGAAGAAGTCCAAAGAGATCTGCTTGTTTTTCTTGGAACCTCCAAGAAAACGTTGCAAATTCCACACAGTCATCATTCATCAGTTAATATTTGCTATATACTCTTCACATTCACTTCCGTATGAAAATTAAACATTTTAGATTGTTGGTATTGATGTTTGGAAGACACCCAATAGGGGATGATTCAATTTTAACCcaaatttctaaattttcgttTGTCTCGCTGGTTTTCTTTGCTGTAAACGTCGAGTTTTCAGTATATTTGGATCAATGAATAGGATTCTTCAATTTTCAACCCTCAGAATCAGAAGATTGGAGCTAAAAGCTAGGAGCATTGTAAGAAAATGAGAGTTGAGCCTGTGTAGTCGACTGACTAATTTTTTCTTAACCTTCTCTGAAAATAATGAACTAAAATCGATCTCCTAcataaaaaattcgattttgtaTCTTAATTAACAGTGAATTCATATTGAATACTGTCAAGTGAACGCTTCGATTCAGTGTCAATATATTGAAAAGATACCTCGAAATTCCACAGAAAAAAAGATTTAACTATTAATATATGGACATCTTGATACCATTTTGAATAATTCCAATTATTGAATAACGAATATGACCGGAAACCGTTTCCTTGGACAATTACAGGTCAAATATTTACCTGAATTAACCTCGAATCTAATTATACACGAGAACAATGGCATAACTGACTATCATTTTACAATTGCGTAAAGAAGTCGATCGATTTTAATTGAATTCCAATCTAATGGAATTATTCTGCAGATTGTCGTCGGTTCTGAATAGTCCGAATCTGTAATATTTGGGAATTAGCATAATTCGATATGGTATCGAAGCGATTACACGTGAAGATAATGAATAAACCATTGGAAACGagcattaaaaaaatttgtttcaagtggaatttttccacttttcgaaaaactgatgaaaattTGTTTAGAAATCATTCATGTCAGAACTCCTAAATTCTTCCCAAGAAGCCCCAAACTATACACAAAACAAAGTATATTCCAGCATCTGAAGTACAAGGAAGAAGAAAATTGTTGTTTGCATAGCTTCTTCCTGCAAGCACCAAAAGCAGTTTTTGTTGCATTACAAATAATATCGAAGCAATATGAAGGATTGTCATAGTTCTTCCAAAAATGTCTGAATAAGAAACACAATTCATGAGAATAATTCCTATCATTTTTAATTTCTTGCCTGATGAAGGAATCTGATCTAAGCTTACATAATTGAGTTCTTCAATCATTCACGAAGATTCGGAAAATTGCTTCTGACAAACAATGTAAAACTTCTAACCCAAAAGCGAGGTTTTTTACATTGTCTGCTCATATTGTAGGAGGAGGgggattatgatttttttctatttaatataccaaagaaaaaattcaattcctcATAATGTTATCGACAAGAATAAACTAAATATTATATATTGTTCCATTGTGAACGAATATACCACTGTTACATTCCATAGTGTTTCAAGGAACCTCATTTAATTAGAAATCACTGTTGATAACAGAAAATTAACCTATTGCCTGCAATGATCACAGTGTCccacgtaaaaaaaatttctgaacgtTATCAATgccgaaaaataatttttattcacaTGAGTATTATGGGATTGAAATATCCCCTTGTAGAAAATTATTATGATCGATTATCACGTagcttttttcctttatttatTACAAATTTGAGGATGGCTCTTAGTTAACAAAATGTTTCCGGAGACTGTGTATCTTTCTTAAAGGCAACATATATTTCATCACAGATTGGTACTGAATGTAAACCTATGTCATCATAAAATCATACGGTCAATGTCAACAGAAAGATTCATCATTTTCCATTGTTTCCTTTGTTGTTCAAAGAtcgaaattaatataaaaatgtGCATTGCATCAAAATGGAAAACTGCAAAGTTCGAAACGTTCTCAAACATATATTTCACATCAAGTATATTCCAGGCAGTTTTGCTCAATCATTTCTAAATATTCACAATCTAGCACTGAAAAAACTAACCATTTTCAAAGCACTGTAGGTTGTACACCCCATTAGACTAGGGGAGATTTCTTGAAGACAAAATGATTTGTTTCTCTCCTACAAAACAACAAAATTGGGGTTGAAAATCACTATCAGTTATTCAATAGTATAtagttgaaaatattcaattttcatccttgtaattcatttttcagaatgtTATAGTATTGAATGAAAGAATGTGGTATATTATTATCTAAGATAGGTAACATAGGGAATTGTGTGATTCTTAAATTACACAAAATCCCTAGTTTCAGTCTAGACCAAAAAATTGGTAAATATTTCCATTGTTGAATCTGTATCTGAGCTCTGTTTTGTAAACTTTATGCTTACCTAAAGATTTGGGAATTCCGTCTGATCTATCTTCGTATTGCCAGAAAGTTAGTTGGTCTATTATCTCCTAAACAGCGTATTCCTCAAATCCAGGTCCATAGGTAACATAATTAGCCAGGTGTAGGTAGATATTTCCACTCGAAAAAGATGATATTTTAATTTATACATTTTTATCTATTCAGTCATTCCCATATAAGCTATCGCACTGAGCGAACTTCAGTCATTTCGTGTTTCGGTTTGCTGCGGTGAACATCGTCTTTTTTGGTTTTCAAATTCATTCAATAATGGAGTCACCGAGGTAGGTGTCAAAATGTCAAATGTTATGCGATTTTtccggtttttattttttcttcggtTTGGTGGAGTTAAGTGATAACAAAAAAACTTAGTGAAATGATCTGCTCGTGATCGATGTGATTTAATGGATTATTTCATAAGGCAATTCCAGAAACGAGATAGCAACAACGTTGTTAATATGCTGTCCTGGGTTCTTCAAAACCGCGCTAGTTACGAAATTTAACATTCGAATTATTCTAcgtataaacaaaaattgagcaACAAGAACGAATTCCATCTAGGAGTTTGTAAATAACCTTTACGTGTTCATGTTACTCatccttattttatttttcgtacGCCAAAATCAGGTTGTATTTAGCAGTTGGTGAATTTTTATGTTTTGGTACTGTGATCtgcatcattttttattttacgCGATAGTAAATATGAAATGTAGGTTAAAACTCTTTATATTATGTCATTCGTTATTGCGGTGTTCTAGATTTCTTATTCGGTATAAACAAAATCGAAATTCTTTACTGATACTTCATTTCACTTGGGAATTATTTTGTTATTGTTGAAACTGAGAAatatttgtcaaatattttTCTACGTTGTtaaatgataatgataattcggaggaaaatttaaataattggattcacttttttttaatttcgttTATGTGGCTCAACATTCAgcgtaattttttcaaataaaaaaagttaatcctattcaaaatattgtaacccttcaaaatatttttccccattttataaatttgaaattagTTCCACAGCAAGCTATTTGAAAAGTGGttgtttcaaaattaaaatttatcaGTAAAAATAAATCATTCCTAACTCGAAGATAACTGGTACTTCTCTTACTGTTTTATTCCACATGAATTTTGAAAGTTTAATTTATCATGTTGATACTTCATACTACAGAGGGCATGAATCTAAAgtacatttttcgaaaattcgagCGTTTAGGAAATGAAACCGATCGAAATCTTCTGACCTCTCTCATATTTCTGTAGTAAAATTCGACCTTCTAGGTTATCAATCATTTATTTCAATTACCATTCGTAATGTACATCATGTCAGATCAATTTCAAATCAATTaagtttttttcagaaataattatTTACACTTGAAGCTCGTTCCCGAAATTCTTGCCATATTTTTGATACGTAAACATGCAAATTAGAAAGTTCATAGAAGATTCATTTCTCCTCTCTATCATCGTCAACAGTTTGGTTTAATTGACAACTAGAAATATTAATTATCTCAATAAATTGACATGAAGATTTTCATTATGATTTGATTAGATTAATTAAATTCACCACACTTTTTCAATCTCTAATTGGTAATAATTACGTTATCGAATTCGTTGTAGATGTAATGGGAGTAATTTTAGTGAAAGAGTTTTGATATGCTGGAAATGGACAAAACTCGTGTTTGCTTTATTGCTTTTGGGTGGGGACAATGAGAAACTCGTGTTATGCTTCAATTTTCTCATAAAAACTATTGAAATAGTGTTAAATATTATATTGCCTTTggatattttgagaaaatcgATTGCGACCAGCAAAGAATGCTTGTGAATCGAAATAACTCCATCAAATATGTTTAGGGTGGATCAACTGCGTGTTGGTTTCAATCGAAAGTAGAAAATACTCTTGTTGCTTAAAAAATTCATGGATTTTTCCATGGCTCATGGCTTCCTTCACGTTTCGACATCGGGGCTTGACTCAAAGCTAATGATGAAGTTAGAACACGAAGGTATAGGGGTTGAATCGCTGGTTTTACCCGTCGAAAGATCGATGACCCCAATTTCGATTTTACGGTCTCATGGTTTTGTTCTAGAAGccggtaattttttttcgtccaTCTTCACGGACATTCGAAGCGGTTAAGTTCCGTACAACGCAGTTTGTGTTCGTATTCAAATAAGGTACTAAAACCTCCGTTTAATTCACGATCAGAAAATTTTCCAGATTATATAATTCGTCTTGTGTACAGCCTTGATTCGCTGTGTTCGTCATACTTCTTGGAATTGATTGAGGAGGGGAAAATTTGGCCGGAAAATTTTTTGAGGTCGGAAGGAATGTGAAAGGGTTCGGAGTTGACCGGTGGGGCCTGTAGGTTCGTTGTTTTCTTCGTTACCTGTCTAGCGTCCCGAAGAACTGGTTCGTTGACGTAAAAAACCCACGGAATGTTTTGGGGGTTTTTCCATTCGCTCGGACATGATGATGATGGTACCGTTGGCCCACGGCCTCCaattaattaatattatttttttcctcGGACCATAACAACAACAATAACAGCAGAATCGATTTTTTTCCGCGGACATTCAGGTCGATAACATCTCATTGTTATGTATATGCAAGAATCGTTTTTTGCGAACGTGGGAGACTTGAAATACACATatcaattattttgtttttcggctattatgaatttttatatttaacaattttttttcggtggACAATTCGATTCTCCGATAGTTTTTGCTTGATTCTCATCGtttgttttttaaattgaaacgtcttggaaaaaattaattgtttACTAAACTCCCACATCTTGGCTAGTGGAAAATAACCGccaaatcgattttttttttcaatatcccaCAATTTGGTTTCAATACAAAGTCATGAATTCAGTTTCAACCCTTAGTGGGACTCAATTCGATCATTTGCTGGCACTAGATTGAAATATTAAGGGCAGTTTCGTTATTTTCGTTTATTGAAGACTAAATCTGTCCTCCTTCAGCCTTATTCCAAGAGTTAATTTCATTTTGCTGATAAATAAAAAGGTAATTCATTCCCAGAATCAAATTGTTCGAGAAAAAACCAACAGATTTAAAAAATTCTCATAACAAATCAACCTTGGAGTTGAATTCTAGTATGACAGTATAATACAGTTTATTTGCCTTATTCTGGAGTCTTGGGATATGCAATGATCACTTGTTTTAATGTCAATTTCGATGCTGAATGGAGCTTTGTGTAAAATTCGTACAGAACGAGCAAAATTCTAACagatttttttcttcttgcaGGAATAGCTTGAGAAGAATCGTCCGGTACGATGAGACGGAATTTTCCAACCACAGCATATTGCACGTGATGGATAAGTTCGTAAAGAGCGTGAACACGATGGACGAGACCATCCTGGTGCCCTGCAGGCTCATGGACCTGAAGGTTGGGGACGAGAACGACCCCGTCATCAAGGACTGCAGCAGCCGCACTGTGAAGGAGCTGCTGAGGTCCGCAGATCTGTACAAGGTGTACAACATGATCCACGACGTGAAGGGAGACCTGGTTTGGGGCCGTGAATCCAGCATATCCACCGGCAAACGGCAAGGACACGTTAGACGCCCATCTACAGCTAGTGTAGCTTCCAGCAGTTCGCTGAACAGCGATAGCGAATCAGATGGAGGCACCGAAACCGATTCTGGAATCGAGGAAGTCCAGGATGTCAACTACGCGAATAGAACTGAATTGGTCACGTCAGATTTCAGGATGCATCTGGCAGGACTCACCAACTCTCTCAAGCAGATGACCGAAGCTGCACAATACCTAACCTCCCGTTATCAACACGACATTGGCGGTCCTTAATTGTAATCTCCTCGATTTATCGataggtaatttttttaaatattattgtGTGCAAACGGTCAAGTTTGGGTGTTTTTAAACTGTGATTGAGCGGGATAGTGGAGGAAACGGAATCTGTCATTTTGGTATCTTCCCACTTGGACTGCTCATTTGTTTCTCTATattgttattttatttatttctgttgtatgaaatgatattatacaaccaataaaatattttccttATCGAattagttttttcttttttttttcaatcgagcTTATGACATATCGAGAATCAATAAATAGAACTTTTATTTTAGATTATGTCCTATTGAAAACTAAAATGTTAAACTATTATTTATCTGTattatatgagaaaaaattgtaagtaaaataaaatattttctttatcGATCTCTTGTTTCAATTATTCCCAAAATGAATTCACTGTTTGTTGACTCAAGATCCCCAAGATGGTTAGCAGAAAAATATACGAATTTGTCCATTATCCAGTCCTTCATGAtagaaaatgaaagaaactCTCAAGATATTCTGCTCAGCATCCCAAAAATCCTGCGGACAAACAAAAAAGTTCAAAGCATGAATTTTTCTTGAAGCCTCTCATGAGGTTTTCTCTAACAACAtctgaaaaacgaaaaatacgTTACATAATTTGCCACTTGACCCACATccctttttcaaaaactagagTGACTAGTTCTGGATGCTAGGGGGGTGAAAAATATGGCAGGAATTCTTGAAGTGGGGTATgatttattcaaatcaatgaaCTCGTTGAATTTTTCCTATAGACTGTGACTGTAGACATAATTTTGTTCAAAAAATCAATGCTTTACATACAGCATTTCCTCCAAATTATCCAACTATTAGTTCTTCTGGATTATTATATTGTAGACGAATATATATAAACCTCCACATTGTTTTCCCTGCCAAagcacaaaatattttcaaaattagcATTTTTCAAGCATAGATATTCATTATTAAAGAATATATTCGATTattctttcatatttttttccaaatgcTTATTCCAAAATATATTTGAGGAGCTTGAAACTTTTATTCACCCTGTTATTTGAATATATCGTAACCTTGATCAAGTGGGAAAAGTACCTACTGTAGTTTTTACGAAATCCAAAGGGACAAAGGAGCATATGCATCTAAAAGTGAAAGAATTACATTATCTTGTAAATATGAAATGTGACAATGACCCTAGGGCCTCTTACTTAATTCCAAAGGAGTCAACAATAAAACTGGAgtaatgaaaatttcgaaattttgtatttaatggaACAAGAATTTGCGAAATATGTTTATTGACTTGATCCTTGTGTATTGAAATAATAGATATAAATATATTCAGTTGCGGAAACGTTTACCCCCATAAGTACTGGCGGGTAAGAAGTTTCTTGAACTTGCTATCTTTATTTAAACTTAAGacgaaatattctcatatttgtTAAGTTGTACGCTTAAATTAGCAATGAAAATCAGCACAACTCAATTATTTATAAAAGAAAATACCACGACGTGACATCTCTATTTGAAAAGCTGTACTGATTCAATTATTTATACATAGCAGATATTTTCAAGGTGCGTTAACTgtactttgaatttttcatatgaTTTTTGCGTTCATACGAAGATTTTTCTAGATTTGAAacagataaaaaaaaacttaaacgGAAGAGAACACTCCTGCCACCTATTCGAGGATGGACGAATTGAAAATCCAGGTACCTTGAAGATGCATTCAACGTTTCATTCATTGGGTGCGATCAATATAAAGAACTAAGGGAAACACTCGACAGATGGATTTAGAACGACTTAGAATGTTATAATAATTATCTGCATCTATTTTGCAATCTAACTGTTATCATTGggtatttatattttatttgttttatatTCAATTGCCTGATGAAGGAGTATGATATATGCTGCGAAATGCAAACGTCACATTGATTCATTTGATCATTCATATTATTTGAAGCAACATTGCTTTCGACTTATACTGTCTAACGAGGGGGTACTTTCTTAAAACAatattttcttatttatttCAGATGTAGGGAGA carries:
- the LOC123321559 gene encoding mid1-interacting protein 1-B isoform X2 produces the protein MESPRNSLRRIVRYDETEFSNHSILHVMDKFVKSVNTMDETILVPCRLMDLKVGDENDPVIKDCSSRTVKELLRSADLYKVYNMIHDVKGDLVWGRESSISTGKRQGHVRRPSTASVASSSSLNSDSESDGGTETDSGIEEVQDVNYANRTELVTSDFRMHLAGLTNSLKQMTEAAQYLTSRYQHDIGGP
- the LOC123321559 gene encoding mid1-interacting protein 1-like isoform X1 — translated: MNYSENITVSLENSRNSLRRIVRYDETEFSNHSILHVMDKFVKSVNTMDETILVPCRLMDLKVGDENDPVIKDCSSRTVKELLRSADLYKVYNMIHDVKGDLVWGRESSISTGKRQGHVRRPSTASVASSSSLNSDSESDGGTETDSGIEEVQDVNYANRTELVTSDFRMHLAGLTNSLKQMTEAAQYLTSRYQHDIGGP
- the LOC123321559 gene encoding mid1-interacting protein 1-B isoform X3; the protein is MNSLRRIVRYDETEFSNHSILHVMDKFVKSVNTMDETILVPCRLMDLKVGDENDPVIKDCSSRTVKELLRSADLYKVYNMIHDVKGDLVWGRESSISTGKRQGHVRRPSTASVASSSSLNSDSESDGGTETDSGIEEVQDVNYANRTELVTSDFRMHLAGLTNSLKQMTEAAQYLTSRYQHDIGGP